From the genome of Flavobacterium ovatum, one region includes:
- a CDS encoding valine--tRNA ligase, whose product MTIPAQFDAETIENKWYDYWMKNNYFHSEPDHRTPYTIVIPPPNVTGVLHMGHMLNNTIQDVLIRRARLKGFNACWVPGTDHASIATEAKVVAKLKSEGINKNDLTREEFLKHAWDWTEKYGGTILEQLKQLGCSCDWERTKFTMDPDMSASVIKSFVDLYNKGLIYRGYRMVNWDPEAKTTLSDEEVIFEERQGKLYFLRYKIEGSEDYLTIATTRPETIFGDSAICINPNDERFAHLKGKKAIVPICGRVIPIIEDEYVDIEFGTGCLKVTPAHDMNDKTLGEKHNLEIIDIFNEDATFNSFGMHYQGQDRFVVREAIAKELEENGDLTKTEVHLNKVGTSERTKAVIEPRLSDQWFLKMEDLVKPAIQSVLVDGDIKLHPKRFENTYAHWLNNIRDWNISRQLWWGQQIPAYFYGDGKEDFVVAENIEDALKLAQAKTSNPSLLTSDLRQDVDALDTWFSSWLWPMSVFGGIMDPESEDFKYYYPTNDLVTGPDILFFWVARMIIAGYEYADAKPFTNVYLTGLVRDKQRRKMSKSLGNSPEPLELIKKFGADGVRVGLLLSASAGNDIMFDEELCNQGKGFSNKIWNAFKLIKGWEVSSEIEQPESSKVAIEWYEAKFQQVLAEIEDNFDKYRISEALMAIYKLVWDDFCSWFLEMIKPGYQQPIDSVTFAKAIEMLENNIKLLHPFMPFLTEEIWQLIAERTPKEALIVSTWPEAKPFNANLIADFDITMDVISGIRTIRKDKNIPFKDTIELKAINNDAISTYFDTVVTKLGNISSFEYVAEKVDGALSYRVNSNEYFIPVAGNIDVAAEIEKLTAELVYTKGFLKSVQGKLSNEKFVAGAPEKVIANERQKEADALAKIETIEQSIAGLK is encoded by the coding sequence ATGACAATTCCCGCACAATTTGACGCCGAAACGATTGAGAATAAATGGTATGACTACTGGATGAAAAACAACTATTTTCATTCAGAACCAGATCATAGAACACCTTATACCATTGTGATTCCGCCACCCAATGTCACAGGAGTATTGCACATGGGACATATGTTGAACAATACCATTCAAGATGTTTTGATACGTCGTGCTCGTTTAAAAGGGTTCAATGCTTGCTGGGTTCCTGGTACTGATCACGCCTCTATTGCCACAGAAGCCAAAGTTGTAGCCAAATTAAAGTCGGAAGGAATTAATAAAAATGACCTGACACGCGAGGAGTTCTTGAAGCATGCATGGGATTGGACTGAGAAATACGGTGGAACTATCCTAGAGCAATTGAAACAATTGGGTTGTTCTTGTGACTGGGAACGTACTAAATTTACTATGGATCCGGATATGTCTGCTTCTGTAATCAAATCTTTTGTGGATTTGTACAACAAAGGATTGATTTATCGTGGATACAGAATGGTAAACTGGGATCCAGAAGCCAAAACTACTTTATCCGATGAAGAAGTTATTTTTGAAGAAAGACAAGGAAAATTATATTTCTTAAGATATAAAATAGAAGGATCAGAAGATTATTTAACAATCGCAACGACTCGTCCCGAAACAATTTTTGGAGATTCGGCTATTTGTATTAATCCAAATGACGAACGTTTTGCACATTTAAAGGGTAAAAAAGCGATTGTGCCTATTTGTGGTCGTGTGATTCCTATAATAGAAGACGAATATGTTGATATTGAATTCGGTACGGGTTGCTTGAAAGTAACGCCTGCACACGATATGAATGATAAAACGTTGGGCGAAAAGCACAATCTTGAAATCATTGACATCTTCAATGAAGATGCGACTTTCAATAGTTTTGGTATGCATTACCAAGGGCAAGACCGTTTTGTGGTTCGTGAGGCTATCGCCAAAGAACTGGAAGAAAACGGAGATTTGACCAAAACAGAAGTCCATTTGAATAAGGTAGGAACTTCTGAAAGAACCAAAGCCGTTATCGAACCAAGATTATCTGACCAATGGTTTCTTAAAATGGAAGATTTGGTAAAACCAGCAATCCAATCTGTTTTGGTAGATGGTGATATCAAATTGCATCCAAAACGTTTTGAAAATACTTATGCGCATTGGTTAAACAACATACGTGACTGGAATATCTCTCGCCAATTGTGGTGGGGACAACAAATTCCAGCTTATTTCTACGGAGATGGAAAAGAAGATTTTGTAGTTGCTGAAAATATTGAAGATGCTTTGAAATTGGCGCAAGCTAAAACTTCTAACCCCTCACTTCTAACCTCTGACCTTAGACAAGACGTAGATGCACTAGACACTTGGTTTTCTTCATGGTTGTGGCCAATGTCTGTTTTTGGCGGAATTATGGACCCGGAAAGTGAAGATTTTAAATATTACTATCCAACCAATGATTTGGTTACCGGTCCAGACATTTTGTTTTTCTGGGTAGCGCGTATGATCATTGCTGGATATGAATATGCCGATGCAAAACCATTTACCAATGTGTATTTAACAGGTTTGGTACGTGACAAACAAAGGCGTAAAATGTCTAAATCATTGGGTAATTCGCCTGAACCATTAGAATTAATCAAGAAATTTGGTGCTGATGGAGTGCGTGTAGGATTGCTATTGAGTGCTTCTGCAGGAAACGATATCATGTTTGATGAAGAATTATGCAACCAAGGAAAAGGATTTTCGAATAAAATTTGGAACGCCTTCAAATTGATTAAAGGATGGGAAGTTTCTAGCGAAATTGAGCAACCAGAATCATCAAAAGTGGCCATCGAATGGTACGAAGCTAAATTCCAACAAGTATTAGCTGAGATTGAAGATAATTTTGATAAATATAGAATTTCAGAAGCTTTAATGGCAATCTACAAACTCGTTTGGGATGATTTCTGTTCATGGTTCTTAGAAATGATCAAGCCGGGCTACCAACAACCAATTGATAGCGTAACTTTTGCGAAAGCGATAGAAATGCTTGAAAATAACATAAAATTGTTGCATCCTTTCATGCCGTTCTTAACGGAAGAAATTTGGCAATTAATCGCCGAAAGAACTCCAAAAGAAGCTTTGATTGTTTCGACTTGGCCAGAAGCAAAACCATTCAACGCTAATTTGATTGCTGATTTTGACATCACCATGGACGTAATTTCGGGAATTAGAACGATTCGTAAAGACAAAAACATTCCATTCAAGGATACTATTGAGTTGAAAGCGATCAATAATGATGCGATTTCGACTTACTTTGATACTGTTGTAACCAAATTGGGGAATATATCTTCTTTTGAATACGTAGCCGAAAAAGTGGATGGAGCACTTTCTTACCGTGTGAACTCGAATGAATATTTTATTCCAGTTGCTGGAAATATTGATGTAGCTGCCGAAATTGAAAAACTAACGGCCGAATTGGTGTACACAAAAGGTTTCTTGAAATCTGTACAAGGCAAATTATCGAATGAGAAATTTGTAGCGGGTGCACCCGAAAAAGTTATCGCAAACGAAAGACAAAAAGAAGCAGATGCGCTTGCAAAAATCGAAACTATTGAACAAAGTATTGCTGGTTTGAAGTAA
- a CDS encoding DUF2064 domain-containing protein: MNGKNNLNTTTTAILLFAQTERTEALSKKISSYSKNNILLWKKLNQKAIHTVQKTKLPYFISDETTQIGTNFGTKITAAVQSVFDQGFEKVIVIGNDSLAMSSTVLLHATQRLQEQDIVLGSDWNGGVYLMGISKKVFNPKEFEAIAWQSHTVFKGLKDHFENLNIFLLPRLKDCNDTRSFRESASRLHYFSKLRAFLMALMQERFSFFTLETVTYFTAYFKQFYNKGSPELA; the protein is encoded by the coding sequence ATGAATGGCAAAAATAATTTAAATACAACAACAACTGCGATTTTGCTTTTTGCTCAAACTGAGCGAACTGAGGCATTGTCCAAAAAAATTAGTTCTTACTCCAAGAACAATATTTTGTTGTGGAAAAAATTAAACCAAAAGGCAATTCATACAGTTCAAAAAACAAAATTACCTTATTTTATTTCGGATGAAACGACCCAGATAGGAACAAATTTTGGAACCAAAATTACTGCTGCAGTTCAATCAGTATTCGATCAAGGTTTTGAAAAAGTCATTGTGATAGGTAATGACAGTTTGGCAATGTCGTCCACCGTATTATTGCATGCTACACAAAGACTACAAGAACAAGACATCGTTTTAGGTTCTGATTGGAATGGTGGTGTGTACTTAATGGGAATCTCAAAAAAGGTTTTTAATCCAAAGGAGTTTGAAGCGATTGCTTGGCAAAGTCATACTGTTTTTAAGGGTTTGAAAGACCATTTTGAAAATCTAAATATTTTTTTACTTCCGAGATTAAAGGATTGTAATGATACTCGTTCCTTTCGAGAATCTGCTTCAAGGTTACATTATTTCTCCAAGTTAAGAGCCTTTTTAATGGCATTGATGCAGGAACGTTTTTCTTTTTTTACCTTGGAAACAGTTACTTATTTTACTGCTTATTTTAAACAATTTTACAATAAAGGGTCGCCTGAACTTGCTTAA
- a CDS encoding TonB-dependent receptor: MKQLFIWALLCISTFAMAQQDLTVAIIDGDDQKPVSNITIKLVNTARNVSIVQTTNAQGKAIFRGIPALDGYQVLFAGNILLAPTSSEMLSIRSNESPNINLVLQKANGQQLNEIVIATGSGSKINRRDAEVSFEMKAAEIQEIPVEGRDVTRVLYRLPNVSQATGFYPEAANVSINGASSGYTSYLIDGLDNNERFLGGQKFAIPSGFVKDITVLTNNFSAEYGLTGSGIVNITPRSGSNETTAEVFFITRPGPSIDGKSSFAQRDLSGNQVKNGFARYQWGAGAGGAIVKDKTFYYVNFEHTTDIKDNLLNVPVLGVTESIRGNNQFNYFSTKIDQIWNSNFSSSLRANVGVIDIERQGGGLDGGSTFASAGNSQQRNSILLALKNSYKLGDISGETNVQYSRFRWNYAKPFNPNSSQVTILGVNDETLGVIGNPGYVFDAIENTIQIQQKVKYYTENHTFKAGLNFIRGEHELFGGGNPVGNYRVKLTQTQIDQIKNSGVGGALNVNDIPADAQVLNYNVELRPTSFGTHQDIYSAYIEDLWSVTDRLNLTLGLRYDYDNLSKGGSDKGDYNNFAPRFNFNYKLNNNSSLRGGYGISYDKVSYAVYSDALQQNTTSTSYKIELQELKRLGILPASTNIDAITYNGNLNATVNNVSYLNGPSAADLQGQRETVFSNERRILNPNGYKNAYSHEFALGYQLQLSDDRLFYVDLVHNRGENLTRLRNLNAAAEYPIDPNNVVIRTVAQADASRPIPIVNGTTTINGQTYTGIARSVIMSENEGKSRYYAMSLNYQKKRGTDDYSYRLNYTLSSSKNNTDGINFRASDANNYANEWGPSVNDRTHNINGIYNYYPFKGTTVTFTGLLQSGQPINRIPIGFGTTDLNGDGASFADTYTGNSDRFPGESRNNDRLPWNTTFDLGLQHQFAIGGDNKIELRADIFNLLNAENLSGYSNNATQSNQIQGGSSASGLFTQRNASPPRQFQFGVRYLF; this comes from the coding sequence ATGAAACAACTTTTTATCTGGGCCTTGCTTTGCATTTCGACCTTTGCTATGGCTCAACAAGACCTTACCGTCGCTATCATTGATGGAGACGACCAAAAACCAGTATCCAATATTACAATTAAACTAGTAAATACTGCTAGAAATGTATCCATAGTACAAACAACAAACGCGCAAGGGAAAGCCATTTTTCGTGGGATCCCAGCTTTAGACGGTTATCAAGTTTTGTTTGCGGGAAACATCCTGTTAGCCCCTACAAGTTCTGAAATGTTGAGCATTCGCTCCAATGAAAGTCCAAACATAAATTTGGTTTTGCAAAAGGCCAATGGTCAACAATTGAATGAAATTGTTATCGCAACAGGTTCGGGTTCCAAAATAAATAGGAGGGATGCTGAGGTTTCATTCGAGATGAAAGCAGCCGAAATTCAGGAAATTCCTGTAGAAGGTAGGGATGTTACGAGAGTTTTGTACCGTTTACCCAATGTTTCACAAGCGACTGGATTTTATCCAGAAGCTGCCAATGTGAGTATCAACGGTGCAAGTTCTGGATATACTTCGTATTTAATTGATGGATTGGACAACAACGAACGTTTTTTGGGTGGACAGAAATTTGCTATTCCGTCAGGGTTTGTAAAAGATATTACCGTTTTGACCAATAACTTTTCAGCAGAGTATGGTCTAACTGGGAGTGGAATTGTGAATATTACTCCTCGTTCGGGTTCCAATGAAACGACAGCTGAAGTATTCTTTATCACAAGACCTGGCCCGAGTATTGACGGAAAATCGAGTTTTGCTCAACGTGATTTGTCGGGAAACCAAGTTAAGAACGGTTTTGCTCGTTACCAATGGGGTGCGGGTGCTGGTGGTGCCATTGTAAAAGACAAAACCTTTTATTATGTGAATTTTGAACACACGACAGATATAAAAGATAATTTGCTAAATGTTCCAGTTTTGGGAGTGACAGAAAGCATTAGAGGTAACAATCAATTTAATTATTTTTCGACCAAAATAGATCAGATTTGGAACTCAAACTTCAGTTCGTCTTTGCGAGCTAATGTTGGAGTTATTGATATCGAACGTCAAGGTGGTGGTTTGGACGGAGGTTCTACTTTTGCCTCAGCAGGGAATTCACAACAACGCAACAGTATATTATTGGCATTGAAAAACAGCTATAAATTGGGTGATATCTCAGGAGAAACCAATGTACAATACAGCCGCTTTAGATGGAACTACGCCAAACCATTTAACCCGAATAGTTCGCAAGTAACTATTTTGGGGGTAAATGACGAAACTTTAGGCGTAATAGGAAACCCTGGTTATGTGTTTGATGCAATAGAAAACACAATTCAAATTCAGCAAAAAGTAAAATATTATACCGAAAACCATACGTTCAAAGCAGGTTTGAATTTCATTCGTGGAGAACATGAATTATTTGGTGGCGGAAACCCAGTTGGGAATTACAGAGTCAAATTGACACAAACACAAATTGACCAAATTAAGAATAGTGGCGTGGGAGGTGCTTTGAATGTTAATGATATTCCGGCAGATGCACAAGTTTTAAATTATAATGTGGAGTTGAGACCCACATCCTTTGGAACCCATCAAGATATTTATTCGGCCTATATCGAAGATTTATGGTCGGTGACTGATCGATTGAATTTGACTCTGGGTTTGCGATACGATTATGATAATTTATCGAAGGGCGGCAGCGATAAAGGAGATTACAACAACTTTGCACCACGATTTAATTTTAACTATAAACTGAATAATAACAGTAGTTTGCGTGGGGGGTATGGTATTTCATATGATAAAGTAAGTTACGCGGTCTATAGTGATGCATTGCAACAAAATACGACATCGACCAGTTATAAAATAGAGTTGCAGGAATTAAAACGTTTGGGGATATTACCCGCTAGTACCAATATTGATGCGATTACTTATAACGGAAATTTGAATGCTACGGTAAATAATGTTTCTTATTTGAACGGTCCGTCTGCCGCTGATTTGCAGGGACAAAGAGAAACAGTTTTTTCAAACGAAAGAAGGATTCTAAATCCGAATGGTTATAAAAATGCCTACAGCCATGAATTTGCATTGGGGTATCAACTGCAATTATCTGATGATAGATTGTTTTATGTCGATTTAGTACATAATAGAGGAGAGAATTTAACTCGTTTGCGCAATCTAAATGCTGCAGCAGAATATCCAATTGATCCGAATAATGTGGTGATTCGAACTGTAGCGCAAGCAGATGCAAGCCGACCAATTCCGATTGTGAATGGTACTACTACTATCAATGGGCAAACATATACGGGAATAGCGCGAAGTGTAATAATGAGTGAAAACGAAGGCAAGTCACGCTACTACGCCATGAGTTTGAACTATCAAAAAAAGAGAGGTACAGATGATTATTCGTATCGATTGAATTATACACTTTCATCAAGTAAAAATAACACAGACGGAATTAACTTTAGGGCTTCGGATGCGAATAACTACGCCAATGAATGGGGACCTTCTGTAAATGATAGAACCCACAACATTAATGGGATTTACAATTATTATCCCTTCAAAGGGACTACGGTTACTTTTACAGGATTGTTGCAAAGTGGACAACCGATTAATAGGATTCCGATCGGGTTTGGAACCACCGATTTGAATGGTGATGGTGCTAGTTTTGCCGATACCTATACTGGGAATAGCGATCGTTTTCCGGGTGAAAGTCGAAACAATGACCGCTTACCTTGGAATACTACATTTGATCTTGGGTTGCAACACCAATTTGCAATTGGCGGTGATAACAAAATTGAATTGAGAGCCGATATTTTTAATTTGCTTAACGCAGAAAATTTAAGCGGTTACAGTAATAATGCAACGCAAAGTAACCAAATTCAAGGAGGATCGAGCGCTAGTGGTTTGTTTACGCAACGTAATGCGTCGCCTCCGAGACAGTTTCAGTTTGGGGTACGTTATTTGTTTTAG
- a CDS encoding phosphotransferase codes for MFVLDANNPEALAECLKELNWLAADENIVTLTIPGAGNMNCVLRVDTGKRRFIIKQSRAYVEKYPQVAAPEERVVTEAAFYDKVREIPFLQGYMPRKIGVDVSNKLLAIEDLGPANDCTVLYNEGEQLSEETFTKLLEYLSGLHQQFMKNKVDDELENEEMRKLNHEHIFKYPFMVENGFDLDTIQEGLQSLALPFKNNSLLRQKVEVLGGLYLSKGKYLLHGDFYPGSWLQTEKGIKVIDPEFCFYGSREFDLAVFIAHLYLSGQKEDLIALVADKYEGFEQLNRSILNGFVGTEIMRRLIGLAQLPLEMNLERKKTLLDFASKLILNEKI; via the coding sequence ATGTTTGTATTGGATGCAAATAATCCGGAGGCATTGGCCGAATGTTTGAAGGAATTGAATTGGTTGGCAGCTGATGAAAATATTGTTACTTTAACTATACCTGGAGCGGGTAATATGAATTGTGTATTGCGGGTAGATACTGGCAAACGCAGGTTCATCATCAAGCAGTCGCGTGCGTATGTGGAGAAATATCCGCAGGTAGCAGCACCAGAAGAACGTGTTGTTACGGAAGCTGCTTTTTATGACAAAGTAAGGGAAATTCCATTTTTACAAGGGTATATGCCTCGTAAAATAGGCGTAGATGTTTCGAATAAATTGCTTGCGATTGAAGATTTGGGACCAGCAAATGATTGTACTGTACTCTATAATGAAGGTGAACAACTGTCTGAAGAAACCTTTACAAAGTTACTGGAGTATTTGAGTGGACTGCATCAGCAATTTATGAAAAATAAGGTTGATGATGAATTGGAGAATGAGGAGATGCGCAAATTGAATCACGAACATATTTTTAAATATCCGTTTATGGTCGAGAATGGATTTGATTTGGATACCATTCAAGAGGGATTACAAAGTTTGGCATTGCCATTTAAAAATAATTCTTTGTTGCGACAAAAAGTAGAAGTTTTGGGTGGATTGTACTTATCGAAAGGGAAGTATTTATTGCACGGTGATTTTTACCCAGGGAGTTGGTTGCAAACAGAGAAAGGCATAAAAGTTATTGACCCAGAGTTTTGTTTTTATGGTTCAAGAGAATTTGATTTGGCGGTATTTATAGCGCACTTGTATTTGTCTGGACAAAAGGAAGATTTGATTGCATTGGTAGCCGATAAATACGAAGGTTTTGAGCAATTGAACCGCTCGATTTTGAATGGTTTTGTAGGAACAGAAATTATGAGACGCTTGATTGGCTTGGCACAATTGCCATTGGAAATGAATTTGGAACGAAAGAAAACGTTATTGGATTTTGCTAGTAAATTAATTTTGAATGAAAAAATATGA
- a CDS encoding nucleoside hydrolase — MKYIIYVGLLLCTGFVKAQTKVWFDTDLMIGMPDKSGPREVDDAFTLIMALKQPQIEIVGISSITYVDYSYNVLVKLLEWHNKGAAIPVYKGSPNADDLGVENDGTRALYEALKKEKLIILALGPLTNVATLIKNHPDIIPQIEKISICAARTPDLPFNPGHGKLNVFDYNYELDYESMNVVLQSSIPLVFAGYEPSSYTFIGNIDLASLDLSLEADKWLFDIVQPWMEKNERFFGIRGFIPFDCSTLGVITHPEFFTYYKDIPIKVTYKKNDALKVQPKVPYKNFLEVSYDFKTKKKVDYARRALLGFEEKILETLSVNK, encoded by the coding sequence ATGAAATATATAATTTATGTTGGACTGTTGCTCTGCACAGGATTTGTAAAGGCGCAAACCAAAGTTTGGTTTGATACCGATTTAATGATTGGAATGCCAGACAAATCGGGACCTAGAGAAGTTGATGATGCTTTTACACTTATTATGGCTTTGAAACAACCACAAATAGAGATTGTAGGAATCAGTTCCATTACTTATGTGGATTATAGTTATAATGTGCTTGTTAAACTATTGGAATGGCACAACAAGGGAGCTGCAATTCCGGTGTACAAAGGTTCACCAAATGCAGATGATTTGGGGGTTGAAAATGACGGAACAAGAGCGCTATATGAAGCTTTGAAAAAAGAGAAATTAATCATATTGGCTTTGGGACCGCTGACCAATGTGGCTACATTGATAAAAAATCATCCTGATATTATTCCACAAATTGAGAAAATAAGTATTTGCGCAGCACGAACGCCAGATTTACCATTTAACCCCGGTCATGGAAAGCTAAATGTTTTTGATTACAATTATGAGTTGGATTACGAATCTATGAATGTAGTTTTGCAATCCTCGATTCCGTTGGTGTTTGCAGGTTACGAGCCGAGTTCGTACACCTTTATTGGTAATATTGACTTGGCAAGTTTGGACCTAAGTCTAGAAGCAGACAAATGGCTGTTTGACATTGTACAACCATGGATGGAAAAAAACGAACGCTTTTTTGGAATACGAGGTTTTATCCCGTTTGATTGTTCGACTTTAGGTGTGATTACACATCCGGAATTTTTTACGTACTATAAAGACATTCCCATTAAAGTAACGTACAAAAAGAATGATGCTTTGAAAGTACAGCCGAAAGTACCGTACAAAAATTTCTTGGAGGTTTCGTATGATTTTAAAACCAAAAAGAAAGTTGATTATGCCAGACGTGCTTTACTAGGTTTTGAAGAGAAAATTTTAGAAACATTGTCGGTTAATAAATAG
- a CDS encoding TonB-dependent siderophore receptor produces MKNAILFLTTIIGLTLQAQEIASIERYSASTEEYEIEYDTIKNRKGEVLKEIIVTGNKPPKPICVSRSGIKPMDLPQSVQVIGSEIIAQQQAIRLSDVIKNVNGVYVGSARGGAQESFWSRGYEMSNNNMLKNGFRYNAGSIPEVSSLERVEFLKGSSALLFGNVTPGGILNMVTKTPQFTKGGEINIQAGSYAFYKPSIDFYGPINKSIAYRFTGSYENSESFRDVVKNERIYYNPSFLFDISDKTQITVQGDYLSADWTPDFGTGIIGKEILDLPRNNYYGALWSTGNTKSSSASALLNHDFNKNWKLSFNTSYQNYDRRSKSTAQLSDLDAYTTRGDWKRGLTQSNNKERIFGDQFSIQGIFNTGTIKHQIFTGLDYENSLAIAHTYTFFDAAGNTKTTEDTAINLFNYDLSTQSTVAPFDSRATQIVNTDSQRFGAYFQDLISLTDKFKVLAGIRWSWIESEASTYKETLVNKFQTVAPENNVPTIAAKTLDNAFSPKVGLVYQPTKDITIFSSYSNSFTPNTSGTTVDLKPVQASIIDQYEAGIKTDFWRGILCTNVTVYQISNSNLVQTAQYKADGSANTDTSLKVLSGATRSKGIEIDLTARPTEGFNINAGYSHNDMRFVNTTVAVGNSIEGDRVARTPANTANLSFFYTLQTGKLKGLAVGAIGNYIGNRIAGWNNRYIDDTINPGTLIIQDREVPVDGYATIDLSLGYSWKKLSLLCKLSNITNELNYTVHENYSANPIAPRQVLTSLKYIF; encoded by the coding sequence ATGAAAAACGCTATTTTATTTTTGACCACCATAATCGGACTGACACTACAAGCCCAAGAAATCGCCTCTATTGAACGTTATTCTGCTTCAACTGAAGAATATGAAATAGAATACGATACTATAAAAAACAGAAAAGGAGAAGTCCTTAAAGAAATTATTGTTACTGGAAATAAACCACCTAAACCAATTTGTGTTTCAAGATCTGGAATTAAACCAATGGATTTGCCTCAAAGCGTGCAAGTAATTGGTAGTGAAATCATAGCGCAACAACAAGCCATTCGTTTGAGTGATGTAATCAAAAATGTCAACGGAGTCTATGTAGGTTCTGCTCGTGGTGGAGCTCAAGAATCGTTTTGGTCAAGAGGATATGAAATGTCTAATAATAATATGTTGAAAAACGGTTTTCGTTACAATGCTGGTTCCATTCCTGAAGTATCCTCATTAGAAAGAGTAGAATTTTTAAAAGGAAGTTCCGCGTTATTATTTGGTAACGTAACACCTGGAGGAATTCTTAATATGGTAACCAAAACACCTCAATTTACCAAAGGTGGCGAAATAAATATACAAGCTGGAAGTTATGCATTCTACAAACCATCAATTGATTTTTATGGACCGATAAACAAATCAATCGCCTACCGCTTCACTGGTTCTTACGAAAACTCAGAGAGCTTTAGAGATGTGGTGAAAAATGAACGTATCTATTACAACCCATCTTTTTTATTCGACATTAGCGATAAAACACAAATTACAGTTCAAGGAGATTATCTGAGCGCCGACTGGACTCCTGATTTTGGTACCGGAATCATTGGAAAAGAAATTCTAGATTTACCACGTAACAATTATTATGGTGCGTTATGGTCAACAGGAAACACAAAATCATCTAGTGCTTCGGCATTATTAAATCACGATTTTAATAAAAACTGGAAGCTTAGCTTTAATACTTCTTACCAAAATTATGACAGACGTTCTAAATCTACCGCACAATTATCTGATTTAGATGCTTACACAACCCGTGGTGACTGGAAAAGAGGTTTAACACAAAGCAATAACAAGGAGAGAATATTTGGCGATCAATTTAGCATACAAGGAATTTTTAATACAGGAACCATCAAGCACCAAATTTTCACAGGTCTCGATTATGAAAATTCTTTGGCAATAGCCCATACCTATACTTTTTTTGACGCTGCAGGAAACACAAAAACGACAGAGGACACCGCTATTAATCTCTTCAACTACGACCTAAGTACACAAAGTACAGTTGCTCCTTTTGATTCTAGAGCAACACAAATTGTAAATACAGACTCCCAACGTTTTGGAGCCTATTTTCAAGATTTGATTTCGTTAACCGATAAATTCAAAGTTCTTGCCGGTATTCGTTGGTCTTGGATTGAGTCCGAAGCTTCGACTTACAAAGAAACCTTGGTCAACAAATTTCAAACTGTAGCTCCAGAAAATAACGTCCCAACTATTGCGGCAAAAACTTTGGATAATGCCTTTTCTCCAAAAGTAGGTTTGGTCTACCAACCAACAAAGGACATTACTATTTTCTCTAGCTATTCTAACTCCTTTACTCCAAATACGTCTGGTACAACAGTAGATTTAAAACCAGTACAAGCTTCGATTATTGACCAATACGAAGCAGGAATTAAAACCGATTTCTGGCGAGGAATTTTGTGTACTAATGTGACTGTGTACCAAATTTCGAACAGCAACCTAGTTCAAACAGCACAATACAAAGCAGATGGTTCTGCCAATACCGACACCAGTCTAAAAGTATTGAGTGGAGCAACCAGAAGTAAAGGTATCGAAATTGACCTTACTGCGCGCCCAACGGAAGGGTTTAACATCAATGCAGGATACAGCCATAATGATATGCGATTTGTAAATACTACCGTAGCAGTTGGGAACTCTATTGAAGGGGATCGCGTGGCTAGAACTCCAGCAAATACAGCAAACCTTAGTTTTTTCTACACCCTACAAACAGGTAAACTTAAAGGATTAGCAGTTGGAGCTATTGGAAATTACATTGGTAACCGAATTGCAGGTTGGAACAACCGCTACATCGATGACACCATAAATCCTGGTACTCTAATCATTCAAGACAGAGAGGTTCCTGTTGATGGATATGCTACAATTGACCTTTCTCTGGGATACTCTTGGAAAAAATTGTCTCTCTTGTGCAAATTATCAAACATTACCAACGAACTCAATTATACGGTGCATGAAAATTATAGTGCCAATCCAATTGCTCCACGCCAAGTTTTAACATCATTGAAGTATATATTCTAA